CGCTCAACTCCTTGGTTGCGAAAGGGTCGAAGATGTCCTCGGCCTGAACCTCATCCGGGAGGTCTACTTCGACCCCGAGGAGCGGGCCCGCCTGATCGCCGCCTACGAAGAGCTTGGCCAGGGATCTCACGTCGGGGTGCTGCTCAAGCGGAGGGACGGCACACCTTTTTGGGCCGAGATGTCGGCCCACGCGGTGAAGGACCCGGCGGGTCAAACCCTTTACTTCGAGAGCTTCGTGCAGGACATCAGCGCGCGCAAATCCGCGGAGGAGGCCCTGGGCGCCTCCGAAGAGCGGTATCGGCTTCTGTTTGAGGGCAATCCGCTCCCCATGCTGGTGTCGGACTTGGCGACGCTGCGCTTCCTGGCCGTGAACGAGGCGGCGGTGCGGCAATATGGCTACTCCCGCGAGGAACTCCTCGGGCTCTCGGTTCCGGACCTGGCTGTGCCCGGGGATCCCGATCTCGAGCGGTACCTTTCCACCCGCTTCGATCCTCGGCCCGACCTCCTCCACCTGGGATTGCGCCAACAGCGCCGCAAGGATGGCGCCCTTATCGACATCGACCTGACCAGCCTGGCCATCGCCTTTGGGGGAAGGGCCGCTCGCCTCGCCCTGGCCCGGGATGTCACCGCCGAGCGAAAGGCCAACGCCGAGCGGGAGGGGTTGCGCGCCGCCCTGGAGCGCGCGGGCACGGAATGGCAGCGGAGTGTGGACGCGGTGGACACGGCTGTGCTCGTCCTGGACCGGGATGGGCGCATGGCCCGCCTCAATCGGGCCGCTCGCGAGCTCCTGGGAAAGGAATACCAAGAGGTGCTGGGCCACCGCATCGATGAGGTGGGGCGAGAGGAACCCTGGCTCAGCGCGGCCGAGGTGGTCCGAGTCTCCCGGCGGACGGGCTCCCGGGAATCGATGGCCGCCCAGAATGCGAAGGGCACCCGTACTTGGGACCTGAGCGCCTACCGCTCGCCCGCGGGAACGGCGGTGGAGGAGCGGACGATCCTCACCGTACGGGACATCACGAGCTTCGTAGCCCTGCAGGAAAAGCTCCGGCGCAGCGAGACTATGGCCGCCATGGGTACCCTCGTGGCGGGGGTGGCCCACGAGGTCCGCAATCCGCTTTTCAGCATCTCCGCCACCCTGGACACCTTCGACGCGGAGTTCGGGACGAGCGAGGAGCACACCGAATTCTCGGGCCTCTTGCGTTCCCAGGTGACCCGCCTCACCCATCTGATGAGGGACCTGTTGGATTACGGCAAGCCGCCCGCGCTCCGGGTGTCGCCGGCCCGAGCCCAGGATGTCATCCACCGCGGGCTCCGTTCCTGCGCGCCCCTGGCCCGCGAGCGCGGGGTGAGGGTCTCGGAAGAGGCCGCGCCCGACCTGCCCGTCCTCTCCCTGGACGTCGGTCGGATGGAGCAGGTCTTCGAGAATCTAATCAAGAACGCTATCCAGCATTCGCCCGCGGGCGCAACCGTTCGCGCCGCGGCTCGCCGGGGGGGGGAGGAGCCGAATCTCAACGTCGTGTGCACGGTAGAGGACGAAGGGCCGGGTTTTCCCGAAGAGGACATCCCGCGGATCTTCCAGCCCTTTTTCAGTCGGCGGAGGGGCGGGACAGGCCTCGGGCTATCGATCGTTCAGCGGATCGTCGAGGCGCACGGTGGTAGCATCGTCGCCGCGAATCGAGCCGGGGGAGGCGCAGTGTTCGCGGTCACCCTGCCCACGATGGGGCAGGCCCCGCGAGGGTGAAGCATGTCCGAGAAGCGCAGCATCCTCGTCGTGGACGATGATCAGGACGTGCGGGTTCCGCTGCGCCGCTTTCTGGCCGGGAAGGGCTTCGAAGTGGAGGAGGCGGAGAGCCTGGTTGCCGCGCAGGAAGCGTTCAAGCGACAGCGCCCGGATCTGGTGGTCATGGATTTCTCCCTGCCCGACGGGGATGGGTTGGCGCTTCTCCGGAGCTTGAAGTCGCTGGACGTGGCCATTCCCGTCGTCATGCTGACCGGACACGGCACCATCGACCTCGCGGTGGCGGCCATCAAGGAAGGGGCGGAGCAGTTCTTCACCAAGCCCGTCGAGCTGCCCGCCCTCTTGGTCGTCATCGAGCGGGCGCTCGAGAATCAGCGCATGCGCCAGGCCTCCCTGGTAGGGAAGTCCTCGCAGGCCCGGCGGGCCGTAGACCCATTTCTGGGGGAGAGCCCCGCCATCGGCCAGCTTGCCGCGCAGGCCCGCCGGGTGGCGGCCTC
The DNA window shown above is from Vicinamibacteria bacterium and carries:
- a CDS encoding PAS domain S-box protein, yielding MSDGVGGRTPLVRAAMVAAFTFAAMLSFETAKESLAPYAFSRWQSHWVTIAFATLVGGLVSLVAFRAYEREARARREAQAEREAVVRRLESTLREREDLASSLRESEHRYRTFQALSSEGIARLDLDEPLAVERPEAEQLDHILRTARLAECNEAFVRMLRRPAGERLEGLRLAELAAVSELREGLRGFVRGGYRLVESEAPRIRPDGVTVWARASATGIVEDGHLRAIWVTQQDVTGRKQAEEDLRTRDRILEAVAFCSARFLQAGRWEDSVPEALARLGEAVSSSRAYILKNHEAPDGELRASLWQEWAAPGIAPYALESIPWRRGGLARWEALLSEGQAVVGVVRELPEGSSPLLKNSDIRSVLLVPFFVEGRWWGCLGFAESRHERHWSPTEVETLRTAALILGASLDRESGERALRESEERFARLAAASFEGIAITEEGVFVDANDQLATMLGCELSALIGQSPLEFVAPEHRELVTSRLRNSSDEPYSHLARRRDGSIFPVEIRAKPVPYKGRTARVTALREITEKVAAEHALRASEKKYRDIVDFSPIGIYQARPDGTVITANLAFAQLLGCERVEDVLGLNLIREVYFDPEERARLIAAYEELGQGSHVGVLLKRRDGTPFWAEMSAHAVKDPAGQTLYFESFVQDISARKSAEEALGASEERYRLLFEGNPLPMLVSDLATLRFLAVNEAAVRQYGYSREELLGLSVPDLAVPGDPDLERYLSTRFDPRPDLLHLGLRQQRRKDGALIDIDLTSLAIAFGGRAARLALARDVTAERKANAEREGLRAALERAGTEWQRSVDAVDTAVLVLDRDGRMARLNRAARELLGKEYQEVLGHRIDEVGREEPWLSAAEVVRVSRRTGSRESMAAQNAKGTRTWDLSAYRSPAGTAVEERTILTVRDITSFVALQEKLRRSETMAAMGTLVAGVAHEVRNPLFSISATLDTFDAEFGTSEEHTEFSGLLRSQVTRLTHLMRDLLDYGKPPALRVSPARAQDVIHRGLRSCAPLARERGVRVSEEAAPDLPVLSLDVGRMEQVFENLIKNAIQHSPAGATVRAAARRGGEEPNLNVVCTVEDEGPGFPEEDIPRIFQPFFSRRRGGTGLGLSIVQRIVEAHGGSIVAANRAGGGAVFAVTLPTMGQAPRG